From the Ruminiclostridium josui JCM 17888 genome, one window contains:
- a CDS encoding transglutaminase domain-containing protein, translating into MDNYIQEGMNDYQKIKALYNYATNKVSYITSGSTSDLKNHCISSIFLGDSTVCEGYTLGMALLLDKVGITNCPVSGGNHAWNLVYLNDTWLQIDATWDDEGDMAGTTYFLRTTDEYKELGHPSYKSLCNSNFTDYSFGTDKSVYSKNLPKCDATIGDINKDKILNQQDLYSMQNEIRAYAMYWQDGYYNVMADMNRDGEINSDDYNLLNDLVY; encoded by the coding sequence GTGGATAACTATATTCAAGAAGGCATGAATGATTACCAAAAAATCAAGGCATTATATAATTATGCTACTAATAAAGTATCTTATATTACAAGTGGTAGCACATCAGACTTAAAAAATCATTGCATAAGCTCAATATTTCTTGGTGATTCCACAGTATGTGAGGGCTATACTTTAGGCATGGCTTTACTATTAGACAAGGTAGGAATAACAAATTGTCCTGTTTCAGGAGGAAATCATGCATGGAATCTTGTATATCTAAATGATACATGGTTACAAATTGATGCTACGTGGGATGATGAGGGCGATATGGCTGGTACCACCTATTTCTTAAGAACAACTGATGAGTATAAAGAGTTGGGCCATCCAAGTTATAAATCCTTATGTAACTCAAATTTTACTGATTATAGCTTTGGCACGGATAAGAGCGTATATTCCAAAAATTTACCGAAGTGTGATGCAACTATAGGAGATATTAATAAGGACAAGATACTTAATCAGCAGGATTTATATTCCATGCAGAATGAAATCCGGGCCTATGCTATGTATTGGCAAGATGGCTATTATAACGTGATGGCAGATATGAACCGTGATGGGGAAATTAATTCAGATGATTATAACTTACTGAATGATTTAGTTTATTAA
- a CDS encoding restriction endonuclease, which yields MLLFYLILLILFKIFLIIKDCLYKRKINELLKTINSKEDLLYLKFRDYMAIIVEVLKRNGYKIKSTRDCGIDGSGLILNDIQFAEIWKHGLNQIIDVELAMNLATCMHRNSIYRGMIITLGDFKPSTKVFCHKNVIECINGDQLINMCKAVQNTKAILQPAK from the coding sequence ATGCTGTTATTTTATTTGATTTTACTTATTTTATTTAAAATATTTCTTATTATAAAAGATTGTTTATATAAAAGAAAGATAAACGAACTTTTGAAAACTATTAACTCTAAAGAGGATTTATTATATTTAAAATTTCGTGATTATATGGCTATTATAGTCGAAGTTTTAAAAAGGAACGGCTATAAGATTAAGTCAACACGTGATTGCGGAATTGATGGAAGCGGCCTCATACTCAATGATATACAATTTGCGGAGATATGGAAGCATGGATTGAATCAGATTATAGATGTCGAACTTGCTATGAATCTGGCTACATGTATGCACAGAAACTCTATATATAGAGGAATGATTATAACTTTAGGCGATTTCAAGCCATCTACAAAAGTTTTTTGCCATAAAAATGTAATTGAATGTATAAATGGTGACCAGCTTATAAATATGTGTAAAGCTGTTCAGAATACAAAAGCTATTTTGCAGCCTGCAAAATAG